In one Rhizobium leguminosarum genomic region, the following are encoded:
- a CDS encoding Lrp/AsnC family transcriptional regulator, translated as MKLDRIDIKILHELQKNGRVTNVELAELVNLSPSPCLMRVKKLQSEGYIEGYSAQINVAKLGQTLTVFTEITLKNHRQIDFARFLTTVEKIDQVIECHLVSGGYDYLLKFVTAGIGEYQTIMERLSDMEIGIDKYFSFVVLKSPIVKAHMPLTSLFPL; from the coding sequence ATGAAACTCGACCGGATCGATATAAAAATTCTGCATGAGTTGCAGAAAAATGGCCGTGTCACCAATGTTGAGCTCGCCGAACTCGTCAATCTGTCGCCAAGCCCCTGCCTGATGCGGGTGAAGAAGCTGCAGTCGGAAGGATATATCGAGGGTTACTCCGCACAGATCAATGTCGCCAAGCTCGGACAGACGTTGACGGTTTTCACCGAGATCACCCTGAAGAACCACCGGCAGATCGATTTCGCCCGGTTTTTGACGACGGTCGAGAAGATCGACCAGGTGATCGAATGCCATCTGGTCTCCGGCGGTTACGACTATCTGTTGAAATTCGTGACAGCCGGGATCGGCGAGTACCAGACGATCATGGAGCGGCTCTCCGACATGGAGATCGGCATCGACAAGTATTTCAGCTTCGTCGTTCTGAAGTCGCCCATCGTCAAGGCGCACATGCCATTGACGAGCCTGTTTCCGCTTTAG
- a CDS encoding aspartate aminotransferase family protein, producing the protein MYSNSLVELDRAHLVHPVASYRNHEKLGVRVLASAKGATVTDASGKQLVDGFAGLWCVNAGYGHESIVEAATRQMRDLPYATTYFGLGSEPAIRLAAALAERAPGDLNHVYFTLGGSDAVDSTIRFIRYYWIARGQPQRDQFISLEQGYHGSSTVGAGLTALPLFHAGFGIPFDWQHKIPSHYAYRNPVGQDPQAIINASLAALRRKVEEIGSERVAAFYAEPIQGSGGVLVPPKGWMKAMRALCSELGILFVADEVITAFGRTGPLFACEEDEIVPDFITTAKGLTSGYVPMGAVFMADHVYQTIADGAGGAAVGHGYTYSAHPVSAAVGLEVLNLYETGLLANGRKAGARLMQGLECLKDHPLVGDVRGRGMLAAIELVVDKEKKTPLPAAADPARRIFDRAWENGLVIRAFGNGVLGYAPPLCCSDADIDAIIERTRKTLDDTLVDPDVRAALKG; encoded by the coding sequence CTGTACAGCAATTCTCTTGTCGAACTCGACCGTGCCCATCTCGTGCATCCGGTCGCCTCCTACCGCAATCACGAAAAGCTCGGCGTGCGTGTGCTCGCTTCCGCCAAAGGAGCGACGGTGACCGATGCTTCCGGCAAGCAGCTGGTCGATGGCTTTGCCGGCCTGTGGTGCGTCAATGCCGGTTACGGCCATGAATCGATCGTCGAGGCGGCAACGCGGCAGATGCGCGACCTGCCCTATGCGACAACCTATTTCGGTCTCGGCTCCGAACCGGCGATCCGGCTTGCCGCGGCATTGGCCGAACGGGCTCCAGGCGACCTCAACCATGTCTACTTCACCCTGGGCGGATCCGATGCCGTCGACAGCACGATCCGTTTCATCCGTTATTACTGGATCGCCCGCGGGCAGCCGCAGCGCGACCAGTTCATCTCGCTCGAGCAAGGTTATCACGGTTCTTCGACTGTCGGGGCAGGGCTGACGGCGCTTCCTTTGTTCCACGCCGGCTTCGGCATTCCCTTCGACTGGCAGCATAAAATTCCCTCCCACTACGCCTATCGCAACCCCGTCGGCCAGGATCCGCAGGCAATCATCAACGCCTCCCTCGCAGCATTGCGGCGCAAGGTCGAAGAGATCGGCTCCGAGCGTGTAGCCGCCTTTTACGCCGAACCCATCCAGGGTTCGGGCGGCGTGCTGGTGCCGCCGAAGGGCTGGATGAAGGCGATGCGCGCGCTCTGCAGCGAGCTCGGCATCCTGTTTGTCGCCGACGAAGTGATCACCGCTTTCGGCCGCACCGGCCCACTCTTTGCATGCGAAGAGGACGAGATCGTTCCGGACTTCATCACCACGGCAAAGGGTCTGACCTCCGGCTATGTGCCGATGGGGGCGGTCTTCATGGCCGACCACGTCTACCAAACCATTGCGGATGGCGCCGGTGGCGCGGCCGTCGGTCACGGTTATACCTATTCGGCCCACCCCGTCAGCGCCGCCGTCGGCCTCGAAGTGCTGAACCTTTATGAAACCGGCCTCCTGGCGAACGGCCGGAAAGCCGGCGCAAGGCTGATGCAGGGGCTTGAATGCCTCAAGGACCATCCGCTCGTCGGCGATGTGCGCGGCCGCGGCATGCTCGCCGCCATCGAACTGGTGGTCGACAAGGAGAAGAAGACGCCGTTGCCGGCAGCCGCCGATCCGGCGCGCCGGATCTTCGACCGCGCCTGGGAAAACGGCCTGGTCATCCGTGCCTTCGGCAATGGCGTCCTCGGCTATGCGCCGCCGCTCTGCTGCAGCGACGCCGACATCGACGCGATCATCGAACGCACGCGCAAAACCTTGGACGATACCCTGGTTGACCCCGATGTGCGTGCAGCCCTGAAGGGCTGA
- a CDS encoding GNAT family N-acetyltransferase produces the protein MQTSQIDFAAFGTEHLGAALDLSRQAGWPHRPEDWQMALALSEGVVAIENDRVVGTVLVTPYKQECATINMVIVDEAMRGRGLGRRLMHAATELAGERPLRLVATAEGLPLYEKLGFRQTGRILQHQGITAEVAAPMATSAATIADFPVITELDRQAFGADRADLIAYLAKVGEFAVVRHSGRVTGFAVLRTFGRGEVIGPVVAGNLEDAKALVAHFIARLPGVFLRVDTTAAAGLSDWLVEQGFAHVGGGIAMMKPSIPGADSAATIFALASQALG, from the coding sequence ATGCAGACAAGCCAGATCGATTTCGCCGCTTTCGGCACCGAACACCTGGGTGCCGCCCTCGACCTGTCGCGGCAGGCAGGCTGGCCCCATCGTCCGGAGGATTGGCAGATGGCACTTGCCTTGAGCGAAGGCGTTGTGGCCATCGAGAACGACCGGGTGGTCGGCACCGTGCTCGTTACCCCCTACAAGCAAGAGTGCGCCACGATCAACATGGTCATCGTCGATGAAGCCATGCGCGGCCGCGGGCTTGGCCGCAGGCTCATGCATGCTGCAACAGAGCTTGCCGGCGAACGCCCGCTCCGGCTTGTTGCGACCGCCGAGGGCCTTCCGCTCTATGAGAAGCTCGGCTTCCGCCAGACCGGCCGTATTCTGCAGCACCAAGGCATCACAGCTGAGGTCGCCGCGCCGATGGCGACGTCAGCCGCCACCATTGCCGATTTTCCCGTAATCACCGAACTCGATCGACAGGCCTTCGGCGCTGATCGCGCCGATCTGATCGCATATCTCGCCAAGGTCGGGGAATTTGCCGTCGTCCGCCACAGCGGACGCGTCACCGGTTTTGCGGTCCTTCGCACCTTCGGCCGGGGCGAGGTCATCGGCCCCGTCGTTGCCGGGAACCTGGAGGACGCCAAAGCGCTCGTCGCTCATTTCATCGCCCGGCTGCCCGGCGTGTTTCTCAGGGTCGATACCACCGCTGCCGCCGGCCTGTCCGACTGGCTAGTCGAACAGGGCTTCGCCCATGTCGGCGGCGGCATCGCCATGATGAAGCCATCGATTCCAGGCGCCGATTCCGCCGCAACCATCTTCGCCCTCGCCAGCCAGGCGCTCGGCTGA